One window of Mastacembelus armatus chromosome 20, fMasArm1.2, whole genome shotgun sequence genomic DNA carries:
- the mtpap gene encoding poly(A) RNA polymerase, mitochondrial, with amino-acid sequence MAWSSAVCRSHMRRSGILVKHLEKGHVQVNRSVGANVAADPESGGNDESEKKEGCKSFYAVQQDRQEQADRSVLISCHSRTEKKFLKYLSRHGDVKKYFFYESYGMYAVVEFANRESVASLLEAATMPSVNHESTVPFKSRLLSLRNLGSADSPNQRPGQKCQPQITIPINELIKRLSREERIDQQITSLTEAYQLTEENSRLRFLVCSLLKDIAAAYFPECTIKPFGSSINGFGKLGCDLDMFLDLDGISAQKPNSGLFLEYQTKRANSERAVTQSILSVIGECVDQFGPGCVGVQKILNARCPLVRFSHQPSGFQCDLTANNRVAMKSTELLYLYGELDPRVRHLVFTVRCWARTHSITSSIPGAWITNFSLTVMVLFFLQRRNPPIIPTLDLLRDLAGPMDKSMIEGNDCTFVSDFSKIQVQTNTETLEQLLREFFEFYAVFAFNKMSINIRKGKEQNKPEVAPLHIQNPFETSLNVSKNVNATQLERFVALCQESSWLLQQSETNTPRGGSGGDTPTSWGLAALLLPSQVAGIKSRKKRRQEPASERIKSLLESLKNKNQPNKS; translated from the exons ATGGCGTGGTCCTCTGCAGTTTGCAGGTCACACATGAGGAGAAGCGGCATCCTGGTGAAACACCTGGAGAAAGGCCACGTCCAGGTGAACAGGAGCGTCGGAGCAAACGTTGCTGCTGATCCAGAAAGTGGTGGAAACGATGAAAGCG AGAAAAAGGAGGGATGCAAATCATTTTATGCCGTCCAGCAGGACAGACAAGAACAAGCAGACAGATCTGTTCTCATCAGCTGCCACTCCAGAACAGAGAAAAAGTTCCTCAAGTATTTATCAAGGCATGGAGACGTAAAGAAATACTTCTTTTATGAAAGCTAT GGCATGTACGCTGTAGTCGAGTTTGCCAACCGTGAGAGCGTTGCCTCGTTACTCGAAGCGGCCACTATGCCCAGTGTCAACCATGAATCCACGGTGCCTTTTAAATCCAGATTGCTATCACTGAGGAACCTTGGCTCAGCAGACTCCCCAAACCAGCGGCCAGGCCAGAAGTGCCAACCACAGATCACCATTCCTATCAATGAGCTCATAAAGAGACTGTCCAGAGAGGAACGT ATAGACCAACAGATCACCTCTCTGACAGAAGCCTATCAGCTGACAGAGGAGAACTCCAGGCTGCGGTTTCTGGTCTGCTCTTTGCTGAAGGACATCGCTGCTGCTTATTTTCCAGAATGCACCATCAAGCCGTTTGGCTCATCGATAAACGGCTTTGGGAAGCTGGGCTGCGACCTGGACATGTTTCTCGACCTGGACGGCATCAGTGCACAGAAG ccaaacTCAGGTCTGTTCCTGGAGTATCAGACGAAAAGGGCGAACTCGGAGCGGGCCGTCACACAGAGCATCTTGTCAGTCATTGGGGAGTGTGTGGATCAGTTTGGGCCTGGATGCGTTGGGGTGCAGAAGATTCTCAATGCACGATGTCCCCTAGTCCGATTCTCCCACCAGCCTTCTGGATTTCAGTGTGACCTCACCGCCAACAACAG GGTGGCAATGAAGAGTACAGAGCTGCTCTACCTTTATGGAGAGCTGGACCCACGGGTGCGACACCTTGTATTTACTGTTCGCTGCTGGGCCCGAACACACAGCATCACGAGCAGCATCCCCGGGGCCTGGATCACTAACTTTTCCCTCACTGTTATGGTGCTGTTCTTCCTGCAGAGGAGGAACCCTCCCATCATCCCTACACTGGACCTCCTCAGAGACCTTGCAG GTCCCATGGACAAGAGCATGATTGAAGGGAATGACTGCACGTTTGTTAGCGACTTCAGCAAGATCCAGGTCCAGACCAACACAGAAACGCTGG AGCAACTGCTGCGTGAATTTTTTGAGTTCTATGCCGTTTTTGCGTTCAACAAGATGTCCATAAATATCAGGAAG GGAAAAGAGCAGAACAAGCCAGAGGTGGCACCACTTCACATACAGAACCCGTTCGAAACATCTCTGAATGTTAGTAAGAACGTCAACGCCACACAGCTAGAACGCTTTGTGGCTTTGTGTCAGGAGAGCTCCTGGCTGCTCCAGCAGAGTGAAACCAACACGCCCAGAGGTGGCAGTGGGGGTGACACTCCCACATCTTGGGGACTAGCCGCTCTCCTCCTTCCCTCGCAGGTTGCAGGGATCAAAAGTCGCAAGAAAAGGAGACAAGAGCCTGCAAGTGAGAGAATAAAGAGTTTGTTAGAATCACTGAAGAATAAAAATCAGCCTAATAAGAGCTAA